The window ATCAGGACGAAGCGATCCGCGTTGAGTTCTTCGGCTCCGTGGTGGAAAGGATAGAATCCTTCGACAAGCTGAACAGGACGATCATAGAAGATTATCAAAAGATCACGATCTACCCTGCTGTAGAGTTCATAACCACCGAAGAGAAACTCAGGCGCGCCATCGAATCAATCAAGGAAGAACTTCAGCAGAGGCTCAAAGAGCTGAAAAAGCAGGGAAAGCTTCTGGAAATGCAAAGACTCCAGCAGAGAACGATGCACGATTTAGAACTGTTGATGTCCGTAGGACACTGTCCAGGCATAGAGAACTATTCGCGACACTTCGATGGACGTAAGCCGGGTGAGCCACCCTACACGCTCCTGGACTATTTCGACAAAGATTTCATCGTTTTCATAGACGAATCACACATCGCCGTGCCGCAGCTGAGGGCCATGTGGCGCGGGGAATTCTCTCGAAAGAAGAACCTCGTGGACTACGGCTTCAGGCTCCCTTCTGCTTACGACAACAGGCCTCTCACCTTCGAGGAGTTTCTGAAAAAAGTACCGCAGATTATCTTCGTCTCGGCGACGCCAGGACCTTTCGAGCTGCAGGTGAGCGAGCAGGTCGTCGAGCAGCTGATCAGGCCAACGGGTCTCGTTGATCCGGAGGTTGAGGTGAGGCCCACCAGGGGACAGATAGACGATCTCGTCTTCGAGATCAAAAAGGTCGTCGAGAGGGGCGAGAGGGCACTCGTGACCGTGCTCACGAAGAAAACGGCCGAAAGGCTCAGCGAGTATCTGACCGAACTGGGTATCAGATCGCTCTACATACATTCAGAACTGGACGCGATCGAGAGGATCGAGGTTCTCAAGAAATTGAGGCGGGGAGATGTGGACGTCGTCGTTGGAATCAACCTTCTCAGAGAAGGATTGGACCTTCCTGAGGTGTCTCTTGTGGCTATCCTGGATTCGGATAAGGAAGGTTTTCTGAGATCGGAAACCACGCTCATACAGATCATGGGCAGGGTGGCGAGGAACCTCAACGGTAAGGTGCTCATGTATGCAGATCGTGTCACTCCGGCGATGCAGAGAGCGATAGAAGAAACTAACAGAAGGAGACAGATTCAGATCGAGTACAACAAAAAGCACAACATAACTCCAAAACCGATCATAAAGCCGCTGCAGATAGAAATATTCGAAAAATTCATGGACGAGAAACCCAAACTGGGGTATCTCGATCTTGTGAAGGATCTGAGCTTGGAAGAGCGCATAGCAATTCTGGAAGAAGAAATGTACAGGGCCGCAAGCGAGCTGAGATACGAGGATGCTGCCGTTTTGAGAGACGAAATTTTCAGACTGCGGGAGGAGTTGAGGAAGAATGAAACTCATCTGTGAAGCTGCCAGAAAGGCCGGAGAAATCGCTATGGAATTTTTCGAGAAAGAGCTCTCGATAAAAACAAAAAGCATGAGGGCAGACGTTGTGACCCAGGCGGATGTGGAGTGTCAGAGGGTCATAGTCGAGGTACTGAAAGCTCATTATCCCGATGCAATCTTCGTTCTGGAAGAAGGTTTTGAAGGAGGAAAGATACCTCACGGTGAGACCGTTTTCGTTGTGGATCCCATAGATGGGACGTTGAACTATTCGCATTCTTTACCATACTTTGCGGTGAGTATAGCCAGGATGAGCCAGGGAAGGATCATCGAAGGAGCGGTCTACTTACCTTTCAGTGACGAAATGTTCTACGCGGAGGAAGGAAAGGGCGCGTACCTGAACGGAAGACGCATCGTGAACGACAAGAAACCGAACATGGACGGAGCCCTCCTGGTGACTGGTTGGCCGTACGATGAAAACAAGATGGACTGGGCGTTGAGAAGTGTGGAGAAACTCAGCAAGTTGTGTCAGGAGGTCAGAATCATAGGTTCGTCCGCCCTAGAGCTGTGTTACCTTGCGTGTGGCAGGTTCGATGGTTACTGGGAGATCGCCCTGAAACCGTGGGATGTTGCCGCTGGAGTTTTGATCGCACGTGAAGCTGGGGTTGTCGTGGGAGGATTGAACGGAGAATTCGATCTGGAGAGTGGAGAAATAGTTGCAGCGACGTCCACGTTGTTCGAGCAGTTGAGATCTGCTCTGATCGAGCTGTGAGACCGAAGATCGTTGTTGAAGGAACCGTCGGAGCTGGCAAGACCACCTTCATAGGGGTCATTTCGAAAAGACTCGGTCTGAAACCTCTCTTCGAGCTTACAGATGAGAAGCTGGTCGATCTTCTCGCCTGCTTCTACGCGGATCCTGCGAAGTGGGGCTTTCACCTGCAGATCTATTTCCTCACGAAAAGATTCCAGCAGATGGAGCTGGCGAAGCAGATCGGAGATGTCGTCATGGACAGAAGCATATTCTGCGATCATATTTTCCCCACGGTGCTCTTGAAGAGGAAGCAGATGAACCAGCTCGAGTACGAGATATACAGAGAAGTTCACCGGGAGTTTCTGAAGTACTCTGTTCCACCTTCCCTGATGGTTTACCTGCGTTGCTCGACTCGGACGGCGATAGAAAGGATCAAGAAGAGAGGGCGCGGGTGGGAACTCGTGATCGACGAAGATTACTGGTATACCCTGAACGAGGAGTACGAAAGGTACTTTTCAGATTACGATCTGTCGAGTCTGCTCATCATCGATTCAGATTCCATGGGCGAAGACTTCTTGGGTGCAGAAGAGGCTGTAATCTTTGTCTTGGGAGCAAAAGAAAAAGGAGTCTGGCTGTACGATGGAAACGAGATCAAAAGGAGGAATCGATGTGCTTGAAATCGTAGTCGAAGGAACGGTGGGGGCTGGTAAGACTGCGCTCGTTGAAATATTCGAAAAGGAGTGGGGCATGAAGGGGTTCTACGAGATGAACGATGAGCTGGCCGATCAACTGCTGGAGAGATATTATTCTGATCGACACAGATGGTGTCTCACCATGGAACTTTACTTTTTGCACAAAAGGTTCCTTCAGCTCCAGCAGGCGAACCGGACCGAGCGTGCGGTCATGGATCGATCGATGATAGGAGACTTCGTCTTCGTGAGGATGCAGAAACACATGGGTTTCCTCCAGCCACTGGAATACACCATCTACGAGCAGTTCTACCGGACCATGTCCACGATTTCGCCGCGACCGAAGTTGCTCGTGTACATCAAATGCAGCGTTGAAACGGCTGTGAAACGCATCAGAAAGAGGGGTAGACCGTACGAACTGAACGTTGAGGAACAGTATTGGAAACAGCTGGTGAAGTTTTACGATGAAACTTTCTTCGGTAGTCTGACAGGAAATGTGCTCATCATAAACGGTGACGAACTGGATTTCATTGAAAATGGTCATCACAGACTGCTCGTGCTCGAAGCCGTTCGGGAAAGTCTGAAGAACGAAGGTGTCCATTGGCTGGACAGCGGGGGACTCAGGGTTCTGGAGAACTGGTATAATAAAGTTTAGCTGGGTTTGAGGTGTGATTGGTTTGGAAAGGGAAAAGTGGGTCATCGTTGGTGAAACGCTGAGGAAAGCGCGTGAAGCGCTTGGTTTAACACTTGAACAGCTGTCACAGAAGACAGACATTCCCGCGTGGAAACTCAGATTGATAGAAGAAGGGCAGTTCGACAGAGTGGACGCACCTTTTTACGTCAGGCATTACATAAGGTTGTGTGCCCAGCAACTTGGTTTGGATGCGGATCAACTCATAGGTGCGGAAGATCTGTTGAAGGAACACGTTGAATCAGAATCCAGACGGAGGGAACGCTCCACGTCTGGGTTGTTCAACACATTGATGCTCGTTGTTTGTCTCATCGCTTTGGTGATGTTCATCTATTCTGCTGTTAGGTTTTTCGGTGTGCTGAACCAGTCGAGTGCAAAGCTTGTGAACACTGGAGATCAGGCGATTTTGCTGGACGGAAAACCCGTTGTACCCGGTGAATCAATCCTGCTGAAAATTGGCAGTAGATACAAAGTGGAGAACAACAAAGGTGGTTGCACGATAGTTACGATGAACAGACGGTGGGTGATAAAGGTCGAAAACTTCGAGGTGGTCCTGTGGGAGAGGTGAAGCAGCCTGAACTGGTGAACCTCGTTATATTCATGTTTTCACAGTATGTGGACTACTGGGTGGATGCTTTGAGGCCCGAGCTTGAGCAAGCGTTTGGAAAAATAGATTACATTTCGAAGAAACTGCCGTTCAGCATCTACACGAGCTATTACGACACGGAACTGGGTTCAGATCTCTGGGGTGTGCTGATGAGCTTTGAAGATCTGATCCATCCATCGTTGCTCGCGGATGTCAAGATGTATACGAACGAGCTGGAGAAAAAGTACAGCGTTGAAGGAAAACGGAAATTCAATCTTGACCCAGGATACGTGCACCATTCGAACTTCGTTCTCGCTTCAACGAAATCCTGGGGAAACAGGGTGTATTTGAAAAATGGTATCTACGCTGAGGTGACCTTGCTGTATCTGTCTGGTGAGTTCAAGCACTGGGAATTCACTTATCAGAACTACAGGGATGAGGAGTACAAACAGGAACTGAAGAGGATCAGAGAACTTTACATGAAGAAGAGGAAGCGTTTCTTGAAGGGTGAGATCGATGAGAATAGGAATAAAGGTTTTGGGTTGTCCGAAGAACGAGGCAGATTGCGATGTCCTGGAGGCGATCCTTCGGAGCAAGGGCCATGAAATAGTCGGCACCGTTGACGAAGCAGACGTCGTGATCGTAGATACATGTTGTTTCATAGAAGATGCGAAGAAGGAATCGATAGATGAGATCCTTGATTTCATAGAGTACAAAAAAAGAAAACCTTTCTTCCTCTGCGTAAAAGGTTGCCTCGTGCAGCGGTACGCACATCAACTCGTTGAAGAACTCCCTGAAGTAGACGCTTGGTACGGTGTAATTTCACCCCAGCGCATCGCCGAAGCCCTCGAACAGAGAGTCACCTACCTGGTGGGAGAGCCTGAGGCGGTCTACGATTGTGCTCCACGCTCGAAGTTCGGCAGCTACGTCTATGTCAAGATCGCCGATGGTTGTGACAGGAGCTGCACCTTCTGTGCTATTCCTTCCTTCAAGGGTGGGTTCAGAAGTCGCAGTGTCGAAAGTATAGAAGCGGAAGTACGTGAACTGGTGAGAGGAAACGTCAAGGAAATCATTCTCGTCGCTCAGGATACAACCGCTTATGGTATCGATCTGTACGGCAAGCCTTCCCTGCCTCGCCTTCTGAAAATTCTCGACAACATCGAAGGTGATTTTCGCATAAGGGTCATGTACATGCACCCAGACCATTTCGATGAGGAGATACTCGACACTTTCTGCAATGCACAGAAGCTTCTGCATTATTTCGATCTACCCGTTCAGCACGGAAGCGACGAGATACTCGCAAAGATGGGAAGGATCAGAAAGAGTGACCAGCTTCTGGATCTGATTTCTTCGATACGCAGAGTTCTACCAGATGCCGCAATAAGATCGAGCGTCATCGTCGGATTCCCGGGGGAGAAAGAGAAAAACTTCGAAGAACTTCTGGATTTCCTGAAAGCGGCGAAATTCGAAAGGCTCGGATGCTTCACCTACTCAGATGAAGAGGGAACCTTAGCGAGCAGAATGAATGAGAAGGTCGATGAAGAGATCGCGAAAGAAAGGCTGGAAGAAGTTCTTTCGCTTCAAGCAGAACTGGCGAAAGAGAGCTTGTCCAGGTTCGTCAACAAAGAGCTCGAGGTTCTCGTGGAGAAAGCTGCCAGGAACCATTACATAGCCAGATCTCACCTCGATGCACCAGAGGTGGATGGGATAGTCAAAGTTCGCAAAAGCAAGAGATTGAGCCTGCGATCTTACCATCGCGTCAGAGTGATCAACACCGATGGTTTCGATTTCGAGGGGGTAGCGCTATGAACGTACCGAACGTCGTCACACTCTCGAGGCTCGTACTGACTGTACCCGTTTTTCTTGCGATCCAGGCGGGTGCATGGAAGCTGGCGTTGTTGTTCTTCGCACTGGGTGCCCTGACTGATTATCTCGACGGATTGCTTGCGAGGAAGTTGAGCCAGGTGACCAACCTCGGCAAGGTGATCGATCAGATCGTGGACAAGGTTTTCGTCAATTCCACGCTGATAGCATTGATACCCTTCGTTCCTGCCTGGCTGGTGGCGTTCATCGTGGCGAGGGACACGCTCGTGAGTGCGGTCAGAATCCTGGCGGCCGGTAAAGGAACGATCGTTCAGGCAAACGTGTACGGGAAAGTGAAAACCGTTGTTCAGATGGCACTCATAGTCGCGGTTCTTCTGTTCAGAAGCCTTGCTGTTTCTGCGATCGTGGTGGAAGCGATCCTGATCTATCTGTGTGCGTTCTTCACGATGTTATCGGCCATCGTTTATCTTTACCAGAACAGGAAAATGCTGGGGGGATGAAACGTGCGAACATTCATCGCGATCGATGTGAACGACGCTGTGAGGGATGTGTCTCAACAGGTCATCGAGAAGCTCATGAGGAGAGGATTCAAAGCAAGCTGGGTCAGCAGGGAGAACGTCCATCTGACTCTGTTCTTCCTCGGGGAAGTGGATCCGAAGAGGATCGATCAGGTCGCTGAACACATCTCCCACAGAATTCGAGGTTTTCCTTCTTTTTCTTTCGTTGTCGAGAAGGTTGGATACTTCGCTCGGAACAATCAGCCCAGGGTGATCTGGCTCGGTGTGAGGGCGAATCAGTTTTTGTACAAACTCTACGAGGAAACGAAGGCTGAACTCGTAAAGCACAACTTCAGTTTTGAGGAGAAGTTCTCACCCCACATAACCATCGGCAGAGTAAAGGATTTTCCACC is drawn from Thermotoga sp. Ku-13t and contains these coding sequences:
- the uvrB gene encoding excinuclease ABC subunit UvrB yields the protein MFQLVSDFEPTGDQPQAIEKLVEGVLKGYRFQTLIGVTGSGKTFTMANVIARLNRPALVISPNKTLAAQLYGEFKSFFPNNKVEYFISYYDYYQPEAYVPSKDLYIEKNADINDVLVRMRMSTFKSVRTRRDVIVVASVSCIYASGDPTDFDTMNIQLHVGQKIEPYEVAQKLARIGYSRSNEITLKGCFRLTGDVLEIYPTYQDEAIRVEFFGSVVERIESFDKLNRTIIEDYQKITIYPAVEFITTEEKLRRAIESIKEELQQRLKELKKQGKLLEMQRLQQRTMHDLELLMSVGHCPGIENYSRHFDGRKPGEPPYTLLDYFDKDFIVFIDESHIAVPQLRAMWRGEFSRKKNLVDYGFRLPSAYDNRPLTFEEFLKKVPQIIFVSATPGPFELQVSEQVVEQLIRPTGLVDPEVEVRPTRGQIDDLVFEIKKVVERGERALVTVLTKKTAERLSEYLTELGIRSLYIHSELDAIERIEVLKKLRRGDVDVVVGINLLREGLDLPEVSLVAILDSDKEGFLRSETTLIQIMGRVARNLNGKVLMYADRVTPAMQRAIEETNRRRQIQIEYNKKHNITPKPIIKPLQIEIFEKFMDEKPKLGYLDLVKDLSLEERIAILEEEMYRAASELRYEDAAVLRDEIFRLREELRKNETHL
- a CDS encoding inositol monophosphatase family protein — translated: MKLICEAARKAGEIAMEFFEKELSIKTKSMRADVVTQADVECQRVIVEVLKAHYPDAIFVLEEGFEGGKIPHGETVFVVDPIDGTLNYSHSLPYFAVSIARMSQGRIIEGAVYLPFSDEMFYAEEGKGAYLNGRRIVNDKKPNMDGALLVTGWPYDENKMDWALRSVEKLSKLCQEVRIIGSSALELCYLACGRFDGYWEIALKPWDVAAGVLIAREAGVVVGGLNGEFDLESGEIVAATSTLFEQLRSALIEL
- a CDS encoding deoxynucleoside kinase — encoded protein: MRPKIVVEGTVGAGKTTFIGVISKRLGLKPLFELTDEKLVDLLACFYADPAKWGFHLQIYFLTKRFQQMELAKQIGDVVMDRSIFCDHIFPTVLLKRKQMNQLEYEIYREVHREFLKYSVPPSLMVYLRCSTRTAIERIKKRGRGWELVIDEDYWYTLNEEYERYFSDYDLSSLLIIDSDSMGEDFLGAEEAVIFVLGAKEKGVWLYDGNEIKRRNRCA
- a CDS encoding deoxynucleoside kinase encodes the protein MLEIVVEGTVGAGKTALVEIFEKEWGMKGFYEMNDELADQLLERYYSDRHRWCLTMELYFLHKRFLQLQQANRTERAVMDRSMIGDFVFVRMQKHMGFLQPLEYTIYEQFYRTMSTISPRPKLLVYIKCSVETAVKRIRKRGRPYELNVEEQYWKQLVKFYDETFFGSLTGNVLIINGDELDFIENGHHRLLVLEAVRESLKNEGVHWLDSGGLRVLENWYNKV
- a CDS encoding helix-turn-helix domain-containing protein is translated as MEREKWVIVGETLRKAREALGLTLEQLSQKTDIPAWKLRLIEEGQFDRVDAPFYVRHYIRLCAQQLGLDADQLIGAEDLLKEHVESESRRRERSTSGLFNTLMLVVCLIALVMFIYSAVRFFGVLNQSSAKLVNTGDQAILLDGKPVVPGESILLKIGSRYKVENNKGGCTIVTMNRRWVIKVENFEVVLWER
- a CDS encoding DUF4416 family protein; the encoded protein is MGEVKQPELVNLVIFMFSQYVDYWVDALRPELEQAFGKIDYISKKLPFSIYTSYYDTELGSDLWGVLMSFEDLIHPSLLADVKMYTNELEKKYSVEGKRKFNLDPGYVHHSNFVLASTKSWGNRVYLKNGIYAEVTLLYLSGEFKHWEFTYQNYRDEEYKQELKRIRELYMKKRKRFLKGEIDENRNKGFGLSEERGRLRCPGGDPSEQGP
- the rimO gene encoding 30S ribosomal protein S12 methylthiotransferase RimO, producing the protein MRIGIKVLGCPKNEADCDVLEAILRSKGHEIVGTVDEADVVIVDTCCFIEDAKKESIDEILDFIEYKKRKPFFLCVKGCLVQRYAHQLVEELPEVDAWYGVISPQRIAEALEQRVTYLVGEPEAVYDCAPRSKFGSYVYVKIADGCDRSCTFCAIPSFKGGFRSRSVESIEAEVRELVRGNVKEIILVAQDTTAYGIDLYGKPSLPRLLKILDNIEGDFRIRVMYMHPDHFDEEILDTFCNAQKLLHYFDLPVQHGSDEILAKMGRIRKSDQLLDLISSIRRVLPDAAIRSSVIVGFPGEKEKNFEELLDFLKAAKFERLGCFTYSDEEGTLASRMNEKVDEEIAKERLEEVLSLQAELAKESLSRFVNKELEVLVEKAARNHYIARSHLDAPEVDGIVKVRKSKRLSLRSYHRVRVINTDGFDFEGVAL
- the pgsA gene encoding CDP-diacylglycerol--glycerol-3-phosphate 3-phosphatidyltransferase; the encoded protein is MNVPNVVTLSRLVLTVPVFLAIQAGAWKLALLFFALGALTDYLDGLLARKLSQVTNLGKVIDQIVDKVFVNSTLIALIPFVPAWLVAFIVARDTLVSAVRILAAGKGTIVQANVYGKVKTVVQMALIVAVLLFRSLAVSAIVVEAILIYLCAFFTMLSAIVYLYQNRKMLGG
- the thpR gene encoding RNA 2',3'-cyclic phosphodiesterase — its product is MRTFIAIDVNDAVRDVSQQVIEKLMRRGFKASWVSRENVHLTLFFLGEVDPKRIDQVAEHISHRIRGFPSFSFVVEKVGYFARNNQPRVIWLGVRANQFLYKLYEETKAELVKHNFSFEEKFSPHITIGRVKDFPPAWQPLVEDITYDPIVVAVDRIVVYSSTLTPSGSIYRKVYECLFEGGLIKHG